The following proteins are encoded in a genomic region of Dioscorea cayenensis subsp. rotundata cultivar TDr96_F1 chromosome 8, TDr96_F1_v2_PseudoChromosome.rev07_lg8_w22 25.fasta, whole genome shotgun sequence:
- the LOC120267337 gene encoding protein FAR1-RELATED SEQUENCE 5-like translates to MKNGKEVGSSNTEITNKEKEKMVEFERPLLEKVIPKAGMVFNSEEEVYSLYVEYARQEGFGIAKKSTKVGDDGKLKYYALSCVRGGKRISTAKSVFNPRLSTKTNCEAKINIIVGNNGCFTISSVNLEHNHALSPHKARFQRCNKKMDAYVRKRLDLNDQAGIGLSKNFHSLAVESGGYENLTYTEKDCRNYIAKARQFRLGMGDAKALGNYFSRMQQRNSNFFHLVDMDEEGRLRNVFWADARSIAAYEAFSDVVSFDTTYLTNKYDMPFAPFVGVNHHGQTILFGCGLLSKEDTQTYIWLFNELEFDIKCTCRLFEFKGIVCRHICKVFIERNVKEIPSQYILSRWRKDIKRRHTYVKNCYEDSQISEQKVRYNKLCSHFSKAAEIGVESIEKYSFLMKCVDDAIEKLMDNANYLESHSNQVMPPMLLEKDHDHHQATSSKFLTPLKSA, encoded by the exons ATGAAGAATGGGAAAGAAGTTGGATCTTCTAACACAGAAATAaccaacaaagagaaagagaaaatggTAGAGTTTGAGAGGCCACTACTTGAAAAGGTTATTCCCAAGGCAGGAATGGTTTTtaattctgaagaagaagtttatagtCTCTATGTTGAATATGCTCGACAAGAAGGTTTTGGTATTgcaaaaaaaagtacaaaagtcGGAGATGATGGGAAATTAAAGTATTATGCACTTTCATGTGTAAGAGGTGGCAAAAGAATATCTACTGCAAAAAGTGTTTTCAACCCAAGGTTATCTACTAAAACAAATTGCGaagccaaaataaatattattgttggTAACAATGGGTGTTTTACCATATcaagtgttaatttggagcataatcatgcactaAGTCCGCACAAGGCTCGTTTCCAAaggtgtaataaaaaaatggatgcatATGTCAGAAAAAGGCTTGATTTAAATGACCAAGCAGGTATAGGCTTGAGTAAAAACTTTCATTCATTGGCTGTTGAAAGTGGTGGATATGAAAATTTAACCTACACTGAAAAGGATTGTCGGAATTACATTGCAAAAGCAAGGCAATTCAGGCTTGGAATGGGAGATGCAAAGGCACTTGGCAATTATTTCTCACGCATGCAACagagaaattctaatttttttcatttggttgATATGGATGAAGAAGGTCGGTTACGAAATGTATTTTGGGCAGACGCAAGGTCTATAGCAGCATATGAAGCTTTTAGTGATGTTGTATCTTTTGATACgacatatttaacaaataaatatgatatgccATTTGCTCCTTTTGTTGGAGTGAACCATCATGGGCAAACAATATTATTTGGATGCGGGTTATTGTCAAAAGAAGATACACAAACCtatatttggttgttt AATGAGCTTGAGTTTGATATTAAATGCACATGTCGTTTGTTTGAGTTCAAAGGAATTGTTTGTAGGCatatatgcaaagtttttattgaaaggaatgtcaaagagattccatctcaaTATATTTTATCCCGTTGGAGAAAGGATATTAAACGCCGGCATACTTATGTGAAGAATTGTTATGAAGATTCACAAATTAGTGAGCAAAAAGTGCGGTATAATAAATTGTGCTCGCATTTTTCTAAGGCTGCTGAAATTGGAGTAGAATccattgaaaaatatagtttCTTGATGAAGTGTGTGGATGATGCAATAGAGAAGCTCATGGATAATGCAAATTATTTGGAGAGTCACTCTAACCAAGTTATGCCACCAATGTTGTTGGAAAAGGATCATGATCACCACCAAGCAACATCTTCAAAGTTCCTAACTCCTTTAAAAAGTGCGTAG